One stretch of Pongo abelii isolate AG06213 chromosome Y, NHGRI_mPonAbe1-v2.0_pri, whole genome shotgun sequence DNA includes these proteins:
- the LOC129053178 gene encoding testis-specific chromodomain protein Y 1-like, producing MYHSIAAISHNFHYTSGDEIEEVHPYAEPGEELEAERSGYVETQLKQSWHSNCSNPVSFLIASQEFEVESIVDKRRDKNGNTEYLIRWKGYDQQDDTWEPEQHLRNCEKCILDFNRRQTEKQKKLTWTRTSRIFTNNARRRTSRSTKASYSKNSPKTQVTDRHHRSKNSKLFAASKIVRRKAASLFSDTQNMEKINSTIKTLAPKSPFNDKKTVSGFQKLEKLYPIAADQQDTVVFEVTEGKLLQDPLSRPGAEQPGVENKTQIHPPMSQMSGSVTASMATGSATQKGIVVLVDPLAANGTTDMHTSVPRVKGGQRNITDDSRDQPFIKKMYFTIKLTESASTYRDIVVKKEDGFTQIVLSTRSTERNALNTEVIKEIVNALNNAAVDDSKLVLFSAAGSVFCCGLDFGYFVKRLRNDRNRASLEMVDTIKNFVNTFIQFKKPIVVSVNGPAIGLGASILPLCDLVWANEKAWFQTPYMTFGQSPDGCSTITFQKMMGKASANEMLFAGRKLTAREACAKGLVSQVFLSGTFTQEVMIQIKELASYNQIVLEESKALVHSNIKLELEQANERECEVLRKIWSSAQGTESMLKYVENKTDEF from the coding sequence ATGTACCATAGCATAGCCGCTATTTCACACAATTTTCACTACACCAGTGGTGACGAAATAGAAGAGGTTCATCCATATGCAGAACCTggtgaagaactggaggcagaaaggagtGGCTATGTGGAGACACAATTGAAACAAAGTTGGCACAGCAACTGCTCCAATCCTGTGTCTTTCCTCATCgcttcccaggagtttgaggttgaaagTATTGTTGACAAAAGACGAGACAAAAACGGGAATACAGAGTATTTGATTCGGTGGAAAGGTTACGACCAACAGGATGACACTTGGGAACCAGAGCAGCACCTCAGGAACTGTGAAAAATGTATACTTGATTTTAATAGACgacagactgaaaaacagaaaaaactgacATGGACTAGAACCAGTAGAATTTTTACAAACAATGCCAGAAGAAGAACTTCTAGATCTACAAAAGCGAGCTATTCTAAGAACTCTCCTAAAACGCAAGTGACGGATAGACACCACAGATCCAAAAACAGCAAGTTATTTGCTGCCAGCAAGATCGTTAGGAGAAAGGCAGCTTCACTTTTCTCCGACACACagaatatggagaaaataaattcaactaTCAAGACCCTTGCACCTAAAAGCCCCTTTAACGACAAGAAAACTGTGAGTGGCTTTCAGAAACTTGAGAAACTGTACCCTATTGCAGCAGATCAGCAGGACACGGTGGTCTTCGAGGTGACAGAAGGGAAACTCCTCCAGGACCCTTTGTCACGTCCTGGTGCAGAACAGCCTGGAGTAGAGAACAAGACTCAGATACACCCACCAATGTCGCAGATGTCTGGCTCAGTTACCGCTTCAATGGCCACAGGTTCAGCTACCCAAAAAGGTATAGTGGTATTAGTAGACCCATTAGCAGCCAATGGAACAACAGACATGCATACCTCAGTTCCAAGAGTGAAAGGTGGGCAAAGAAATATTACTGATGACAGCAGAGACCAGCCTTTTATCAAGAAGATGTACTTTACCATAAAGCTAACAGAAAGTGCCAGCACATACAGAGACATTGtagtgaagaaagaggatggattcACCCAGATAGTGCTATCAACTAGATCCACAGAAAGAAATGCACTGAATAcagaagtaattaaagaaatagtTAATGCTCTTAATAACGCTGCTGTGGATGACAGCAAGCTCGTGCTGTTCAGTGCAGCTGGAAGTGTCTTTTGCTGCGGTCTTGATTTTGGGTACTTTGTGAAGCGCTTAAGGAACGACAGAAACAGAGCAAGCCTTGAAATGGTGGATACCATCAAGAACTTTGTGAAtacttttattcaatttaaaaagcctattgtTGTATCAGTCAATGGCCCTGCCATTGGACTAGGTGCATCCATCCTGCCCCTTTGTGATCTCGTGTGGGCTAATGAAAAGGCTTGGTTCCAAACCCCTTATATGACCTTTGgacagagtccagatggctgttcaactattacatttcaaaaaatgatgggtaaagcatctgccaatgaaatgttatttgctGGGCGAAAGCTGACAGCACGGGAGGCATGTGCCAAAGGCCTGGTCTCTCAGGTATTTTTGAGTGGAACTTTCACCCAAGAGGTTATGATTCAAATTAAGGAGCTTGCCTCATATAATCAAATTGTACTGGAAGAATCTAAGGCCCTTGTTCACTCTAATATTAAGTTGGAGTTGGAACAGGCCaatgagagagagtgtgaggTGCTGAGGAAGATCTGGAGCTCAGCCCAAGGGACAGAATCCATGTTaaagtatgttgaaaataaaactgatgaGTTTTAG